The Brasilonema sennae CENA114 genome includes a region encoding these proteins:
- a CDS encoding DUF928 domain-containing protein, whose translation MQKIQLSLAISLTLLSCIQVRAQPVNSLLGQSPTLKPKGQFNQSLIFAAPPPPPDIGEPGKRTEAGSRGCGENMNKPLASVSQKRLTALVPVYSKSELVYAATVAEHPSFWFYVPYSSSFAYGEFVLEDEAQNQTIYKTSLMGTPGVINLSLPSKAAPLQIGKRYRWYFNIYCNKDNQIIANVEGYVKREQLNAALKTQLEKATPSQRVNLYAANGIWYEALSAASELRRSNPQESSWARLLQAVGLNDMTTEPKVDCCKLENQQ comes from the coding sequence ATGCAAAAGATCCAACTTTCCCTCGCCATCAGTTTAACACTCCTTAGCTGTATACAAGTGCGGGCACAGCCTGTTAACTCCCTTCTTGGACAAAGCCCAACATTAAAACCCAAAGGACAATTCAACCAATCATTGATTTTCGCTGCGCCGCCTCCACCACCAGATATCGGGGAACCAGGTAAGCGAACAGAAGCTGGTAGCCGTGGCTGTGGAGAGAACATGAATAAGCCCCTGGCTTCTGTTTCTCAAAAGCGTCTCACAGCTTTAGTACCCGTTTATTCAAAATCAGAGTTGGTTTATGCAGCAACAGTTGCTGAGCATCCTAGTTTCTGGTTTTATGTTCCTTATTCGTCGTCCTTTGCTTATGGAGAATTTGTGCTAGAAGATGAAGCACAAAATCAGACTATTTACAAGACTTCTTTGATGGGGACACCAGGAGTAATTAACCTGAGTTTGCCATCAAAAGCAGCACCTCTGCAGATTGGTAAACGATATCGGTGGTATTTCAACATTTACTGTAATAAGGATAATCAAATTATTGCGAATGTTGAGGGATATGTAAAACGAGAGCAACTGAACGCTGCTTTAAAAACTCAATTGGAAAAAGCAACACCAAGCCAACGGGTAAACCTTTATGCTGCTAATGGTATTTGGTATGAGGCGCTGAGTGCTGCTAGTGAACTGCGTCGCAGTAATCCGCAAGAGAGTTCTTGGGCGAGGTTGTTGCAAGCTGTTGGTTTGAATGATATGACAACTGAACCAAAAGTGGACTGCTGTAAGTTGGAAAATCAGCAGTGA